Proteins encoded in a region of the Clostridium beijerinckii genome:
- a CDS encoding GGDEF domain-containing protein, whose translation MLSEEFYSSKSNGKNIVLCFVDVDRLKIANDTFGHEEGDNLLINVTNILKESIRKTDFIIRLGGDEFLIVFPNITMKEVNNV comes from the coding sequence GTGTTAAGTGAAGAGTTTTACTCATCAAAAAGCAATGGGAAAAATATTGTATTGTGCTTTGTTGATGTAGATAGATTAAAGATTGCAAATGATACTTTTGGCCACGAAGAAGGGGACAACTTGTTAATAAATGTAACAAATATTCTAAAAGAGAGTATAAGAAAAACTGATTTCATAATCAGGTTGGGAGGAGATGAATTTTTGATAGTTTTCCCTAATATAACAATGAAAGAAGTCAATAATGTATGA
- a CDS encoding dynamin family protein — translation MELKEYKEKKDKVVEAVKLIRENIKDEATVNFLDEKIKNLENHRFVISIFGHFSNGKSTFLNALMGFSEEILVEDELASTATITRLKYAHTEALKNKAEIIFKDGRVEVVEINEIKKYSARNNEIKDVEDKIAEVVLYLDSEILKDGVEIVDTPGFNSTHYIHTKTAKSHVANSDASIFLFSYDKPGSQKEFNFLRDVNDKMDRIFLVLNKIDMEDKTESTIEDTIIDLKRKINIAGADVKDKFVHPISARLEKQGIAEKDSHKRETARVLEFKKKLADYLTSDDNIRDRLEAPIKSILSKLNECRELKKEQFGIYNTENDKLEQDIARAKSELEELENDLKERKKSIRKLVKSEINNSRNFIESEAGKLEQGVDEDLKDVKSSFALRITDFSNMTENITSKIKNTVDGTQKKLIRKFEEIIDLYIDDQKDFDMIKGKLVNAIEVKLNIDGKSVVSINEIDKSYFDDIEEKIAKKKEELSEKRLKWERLARESSENDELRQEVERQRRALERLENEKRDRILQVGEGQVYRDKRLRTERVSRDGLFGKGIDFFFGKKPVEREYEEYDESEINLKRKQKLDINEEYEEKIKKKESLLREKERDVKGSKILDILQSEAEINFRKEMENFYNGEIDLQKERFNREQELVSVNLRKYKKSIKGYISDLAEETKTSLDMNSGTIYKIIEMALISLERKIETKNEAIENLIFAGKVSPEELDMKIKEISEEIVALNESIDNVRTIRESVV, via the coding sequence ATGGAACTAAAAGAGTACAAAGAGAAAAAAGATAAGGTTGTTGAAGCAGTAAAACTTATTAGAGAAAACATTAAAGATGAAGCTACAGTAAATTTTTTAGATGAAAAAATTAAAAACTTAGAAAATCATAGATTTGTAATATCTATTTTTGGGCATTTTAGTAATGGAAAAAGTACATTTTTAAATGCATTAATGGGATTTTCAGAAGAAATTCTTGTTGAGGATGAGCTTGCAAGTACAGCAACTATAACTAGACTTAAATATGCTCATACTGAAGCTTTAAAAAATAAGGCTGAAATAATATTTAAGGATGGTAGAGTTGAGGTTGTCGAAATTAACGAAATAAAAAAATATTCAGCTAGAAACAATGAGATTAAGGATGTTGAGGATAAGATTGCCGAAGTTGTTCTATATTTAGATTCTGAGATATTAAAAGATGGAGTTGAGATAGTGGACACTCCAGGATTTAACTCAACACACTATATTCATACAAAAACAGCAAAATCTCATGTAGCAAATTCAGATGCGTCTATATTCTTATTTTCTTATGATAAACCAGGGTCACAAAAGGAGTTTAACTTTTTGAGAGATGTTAATGACAAGATGGATAGAATTTTTCTTGTGTTAAACAAAATTGATATGGAGGACAAAACTGAAAGTACAATAGAAGATACTATAATTGACTTAAAACGCAAGATAAATATTGCTGGAGCAGATGTTAAAGATAAGTTTGTACATCCTATATCAGCTAGACTTGAAAAGCAAGGAATTGCTGAAAAAGACTCTCATAAGAGAGAAACAGCAAGGGTGCTGGAGTTTAAGAAAAAGCTGGCAGATTATTTAACAAGTGATGATAATATTAGGGACAGACTAGAAGCACCAATAAAAAGCATATTATCAAAATTAAATGAGTGCAGGGAATTAAAAAAAGAACAATTTGGGATTTACAATACAGAGAATGACAAGCTAGAACAGGATATTGCAAGAGCAAAGAGTGAACTAGAAGAGTTAGAAAATGATCTTAAGGAAAGAAAAAAGTCTATAAGGAAGCTTGTAAAGTCAGAAATAAATAATTCTAGAAATTTCATAGAATCAGAGGCAGGAAAATTGGAACAAGGAGTAGATGAAGATTTAAAGGATGTAAAATCATCATTTGCATTAAGAATCACAGATTTTAGCAATATGACAGAAAATATTACAAGTAAAATTAAAAATACTGTTGATGGAACTCAAAAAAAATTGATCAGAAAGTTTGAAGAGATAATTGATTTATATATAGATGATCAAAAAGACTTTGATATGATTAAGGGCAAACTTGTTAACGCAATCGAAGTAAAACTTAATATTGATGGGAAAAGTGTTGTATCAATAAATGAAATTGACAAGAGCTATTTTGATGATATTGAAGAGAAGATAGCAAAGAAAAAAGAAGAACTAAGTGAAAAGAGGCTTAAATGGGAAAGGCTCGCTAGAGAAAGCAGCGAAAACGATGAATTAAGACAAGAAGTTGAGAGACAGAGAAGAGCTTTGGAAAGATTAGAAAATGAAAAAAGAGATAGAATACTTCAAGTTGGAGAGGGACAAGTATATAGAGATAAGAGATTAAGAACAGAAAGAGTTTCAAGGGATGGTTTATTTGGAAAGGGTATTGATTTCTTTTTTGGGAAAAAGCCAGTTGAAAGAGAATATGAAGAATATGATGAGAGTGAAATTAATTTAAAAAGAAAACAAAAACTAGATATCAATGAAGAATATGAGGAAAAGATTAAGAAAAAAGAATCACTATTAAGAGAAAAAGAAAGAGATGTAAAGGGAAGCAAGATTTTGGATATTCTGCAAAGTGAAGCAGAAATTAATTTTAGAAAAGAAATGGAAAATTTCTATAATGGAGAAATTGACCTGCAAAAAGAGCGATTTAATAGAGAGCAGGAGTTAGTAAGTGTTAATTTAAGAAAGTATAAAAAATCTATTAAGGGATATATTTCAGATTTAGCTGAAGAAACTAAAACTTCATTAGATATGAATAGTGGCACTATATATAAAATAATTGAGATGGCTTTAATATCATTAGAAAGAAAAATAGAGACTAAAAATGAAGCTATTGAAAATTTAATATTTGCAGGCAAAGTATCACCAGAAGAATTAGATATGAAAATTAAAGAGATATCAGAAGAAATTGTTGCATTAAATGAATCAATAGATAATGTGAGAACAATAAGGGAGAGTGTAGTTTAG
- a CDS encoding GGDEF domain-containing protein, producing the protein MDYENMDKKALIKLLVQKDEILKRLYSEREKLSYYANTDVMTGVLNRRAGLEVLSEEFYSSKSNGKNIVVCFVDVDRLKIVNDTFGHEEGDNLLINVTNILKESIRKTDFIIRMGGDEFLIVFPKTTMKEVNNIWHKICKKVDGFNENNTIYNLSLSYGFYEYKQEIKKKMSINDLIKEADAEMYKNKLKKDEI; encoded by the coding sequence TTGGATTATGAAAATATGGATAAAAAAGCACTTATTAAATTATTAGTACAGAAGGATGAGATATTAAAAAGACTATATTCGGAAAGAGAAAAGCTAAGTTATTATGCAAATACAGATGTGATGACTGGAGTATTAAATAGAAGAGCAGGCTTAGAAGTGTTAAGTGAAGAGTTTTACTCATCAAAAAGCAATGGGAAGAATATTGTAGTGTGCTTTGTTGATGTAGATAGATTAAAGATTGTAAATGATACTTTTGGTCATGAAGAAGGGGACAACTTATTAATAAATGTAACAAATATTCTAAAAGAGAGTATAAGAAAAACTGATTTCATAATCAGGATGGGAGGAGATGAATTTTTGATAGTTTTCCCAAAAACAACTATGAAAGAAGTAAATAATATATGGCATAAAATCTGCAAAAAGGTAGATGGATTTAATGAAAATAATACCATTTATAATTTAAGCCTAAGTTATGGATTTTATGAATATAAGCAGGAAATAAAAAAGAAAATGTCTATTAATGATTTGATAAAAGAGGCTGATGCAGAAATGTACAAGAATAAACTAAAAAAAGATGAAATTTAA
- a CDS encoding helix-turn-helix transcriptional regulator encodes MTKEDMSKEYNVVYKTIQRDIDELRYFLEKDLKMGRTIIVDSHKNKAKPIYKVTKRGGFKFGDRDIFALAKILLESRAFSKQEITRILDILDSQCEDRELFRDTIRNEEFHYIPPTHNKDLIDFLWEINTCVRNKRKAKVKYRRQDGKIKEYVLWPLGLIFSEFYFYLICYVDGKSGDNSIVFRVDRFEEYQIVEDGNKFPLYDRDRFEEGEFRKRIQFMYTGELMKIQFKFWGDSLEAVLDRLPTAKVIGYDDENKKAIIEAEVYGEGVKRWLLSQKEFLEVTRPQQYRDEMKKQ; translated from the coding sequence TTGACCAAGGAAGATATGTCTAAAGAATATAATGTTGTTTACAAAACAATACAAAGAGATATTGATGAATTAAGATACTTTTTAGAAAAAGACCTGAAAATGGGCAGAACTATAATAGTTGATAGTCATAAAAATAAGGCAAAACCAATATATAAAGTCACCAAACGTGGAGGGTTTAAGTTCGGAGATAGGGATATATTTGCACTAGCTAAAATTCTTCTTGAATCTAGAGCTTTTTCAAAGCAGGAAATAACAAGAATATTAGATATATTAGATAGTCAATGTGAAGACAGAGAATTATTTAGAGATACCATTAGAAATGAAGAATTTCATTATATTCCACCTACTCATAATAAAGATCTAATTGATTTTTTATGGGAGATTAATACTTGTGTTCGAAATAAAAGAAAAGCAAAAGTAAAATACAGAAGACAAGATGGAAAAATTAAAGAATATGTATTGTGGCCTCTTGGATTAATATTTAGTGAATTTTATTTTTATTTAATTTGTTATGTTGATGGAAAGAGTGGGGATAATTCGATCGTATTTAGAGTTGATAGATTTGAAGAATATCAGATTGTAGAAGATGGAAACAAATTTCCTTTATATGATAGAGATAGATTCGAAGAAGGAGAATTTAGAAAAAGAATTCAATTCATGTATACAGGTGAATTGATGAAGATACAATTTAAGTTTTGGGGAGATTCCTTAGAGGCAGTCCTCGATAGACTGCCAACGGCCAAAGTCATAGGATATGATGATGAAAATAAAAAAGCAATAATAGAAGCAGAGGTATATGGAGAAGGGGTAAAAAGGTGGCTGCTTTCACAAAAAGAGTTTTTAGAAGTTACAAGACCACAGCAATATAGGGATGAGATGAAAAAACAATAG
- a CDS encoding helix-turn-helix transcriptional regulator, producing MEESKSYVLLFIYNELKDGKVVTKDDVLNKFKINERTFYRYIKEIKDFVSEESKDSNGELIGEEVIAEKDGYILKGKHSKTLNEKEVLAISKVLLESRGFVKNEIKGMMNNLIDNCVCEGKENIKFIIGNELVNYVSPRHGTELLDKLWQISDAIKKQKILEIGYCKLGIDGKMQEEMSKRIIYPQGLMFSEYYFYLIGFIEGRSDEYPTIFRVDRIRELITTDKNYKVDHSKRFEDGEFRKLIQFMQSGELERIKFRFKGGSIEAVLDRLPNAKIIKEDNGKYIIEAKMFGKGIKMWLLSQGKFVEVLGPDNFREEMKEAIEGMRMLYR from the coding sequence ATGGAAGAATCTAAATCATATGTGTTGTTATTTATTTATAATGAATTAAAAGATGGGAAAGTAGTTACAAAGGATGATGTATTAAACAAATTTAAAATTAATGAAAGAACTTTTTATAGATATATAAAAGAAATTAAAGATTTTGTTTCTGAAGAATCTAAAGATTCTAATGGAGAGTTAATTGGAGAAGAAGTTATAGCAGAGAAAGATGGATATATCCTAAAAGGAAAGCATAGTAAAACTCTAAATGAAAAAGAAGTACTAGCAATCTCTAAAGTTTTGTTAGAAAGTAGAGGCTTTGTAAAAAACGAGATAAAAGGTATGATGAATAATCTGATTGATAATTGTGTGTGTGAAGGTAAAGAAAATATTAAGTTTATTATAGGAAATGAATTAGTGAATTACGTTTCACCGCGACATGGTACAGAACTTCTAGACAAGCTGTGGCAAATAAGCGATGCAATTAAAAAGCAAAAAATATTAGAAATAGGATACTGCAAGCTTGGTATAGATGGAAAGATGCAAGAAGAAATGTCAAAGAGAATTATATATCCACAAGGGCTTATGTTTTCCGAATACTATTTTTATCTTATAGGTTTTATAGAGGGAAGAAGTGACGAATATCCTACTATCTTTAGAGTAGATAGGATTAGGGAACTTATTACTACAGATAAAAACTATAAGGTAGATCACAGTAAGAGATTTGAAGATGGAGAGTTTAGAAAACTAATACAATTTATGCAGTCTGGAGAATTAGAACGAATAAAGTTTAGATTTAAAGGTGGTTCTATAGAGGCTGTATTAGATAGATTACCTAATGCTAAGATTATTAAAGAAGATAATGGCAAATACATAATTGAAGCAAAAATGTTTGGTAAGGGTATAAAGATGTGGCTATTGAGTCAAGGGAAATTTGTTGAGGTTCTGGGCCCAGATAATTTTAGGGAAGAAATGAAAGAAGCTATTGAAGGAATGAGAATGCTTTATAGGTAA
- a CDS encoding dynamin family protein: protein MEINDFSKYGISEELIREYINKINNGDKIIAVTGEFSSGKSTFINALINKNNFLPSSNLECTPVFIDLIKSNTKYIEVKYNDGKVKHIDATNENVEKYAKNVEDYDKSILSITIPVESEYLLDNYHLIDTPGTNTTYEEHELITKEVIRKSDLVLYVFNKALTDYDIQKIQEIQKYTSDIFFILTHIDDEIDGKYINKETDYINKFVLEAEADLENKLNIKASAQPIGSKAAYEDSALIDAIRENINFAVKCNNEKKIKENAKRQLGVIFEKRLEELLEELDLIRSLSEVDGEKLSAKIEKLNNKINTMNMDEEDITKNFNKIVEENKVKIENNIKNIYQEEEAEIVEVLVSSEEIDEELLSLTFNKASEKINNKVKAYLDKTINELINYIYLENNVQLEGINTELDLKLEAKLHLPTIEELDLTCDDDLRQLREDRLRAGIEIEAIKDEVAATSDKIAMIKDNISKNDEEYNQIKEQILTKGGYIPEYDEIAEDGGEETGRIIGRTIGEIADIALIFFTPAAAAPAALKAADMAKDSVKLAQYATKSIKVAQEGMKKAGKVIESAKGKKGGKLLEILDSISIGGIGEKVGGALGKSIKPSKVAYVENETKKQIWIDEMERLEESKREVKGRQARLEVEIENGNISITEAARRKREIEKEIAISEEREKLLLVRKEKEYYENKSKALEEHYKNEAGRIFTEEAENTIIKVKDIFKFTTQQILIKSGNEFNKRLQVMKESIDQSTGERQEITNKLEAKTALVEELKNYKQWIDELIV, encoded by the coding sequence ATGGAAATTAATGATTTTTCTAAATATGGAATAAGTGAAGAACTAATAAGAGAGTACATTAATAAAATTAATAATGGCGATAAAATTATAGCAGTTACAGGTGAATTTAGTTCAGGAAAGAGTACTTTTATTAATGCATTGATAAATAAGAATAACTTTTTACCTAGCTCTAATTTAGAGTGTACACCAGTTTTTATAGACTTGATAAAATCTAATACAAAATACATAGAAGTTAAGTACAATGATGGAAAAGTTAAGCATATAGACGCAACAAATGAAAATGTTGAAAAGTATGCTAAGAATGTTGAAGACTATGATAAAAGTATACTAAGTATAACTATTCCAGTAGAAAGTGAATATCTATTAGATAATTATCATTTAATAGATACTCCAGGAACAAATACAACTTATGAAGAACATGAACTAATAACAAAGGAAGTAATTAGAAAATCAGATTTAGTTTTATATGTATTCAATAAAGCATTAACTGATTATGATATTCAAAAAATACAGGAAATCCAAAAGTACACAAGTGACATATTCTTTATATTGACTCACATTGATGATGAAATAGATGGAAAGTATATAAATAAAGAAACTGATTATATAAATAAGTTTGTTTTGGAAGCTGAAGCAGATTTAGAAAATAAACTTAATATTAAAGCCAGTGCACAACCAATTGGCTCAAAGGCTGCATATGAAGATAGTGCATTAATTGATGCTATAAGAGAGAATATTAATTTTGCAGTAAAATGCAATAATGAGAAGAAGATAAAGGAAAATGCAAAGAGACAATTAGGTGTAATATTTGAAAAAAGATTAGAGGAACTTTTAGAAGAACTAGATTTAATAAGAAGCTTATCTGAGGTTGATGGCGAGAAATTAAGTGCCAAAATTGAAAAATTAAATAACAAGATAAACACAATGAATATGGACGAAGAGGATATAACTAAAAACTTTAATAAGATTGTAGAAGAAAATAAAGTTAAGATTGAAAATAACATTAAAAATATATATCAGGAAGAAGAAGCAGAAATAGTAGAGGTACTAGTTTCTAGTGAAGAAATTGATGAAGAATTATTATCATTAACTTTTAATAAAGCATCTGAAAAAATAAATAATAAAGTCAAAGCCTATTTAGATAAGACAATTAATGAGTTAATAAATTACATTTATTTAGAGAATAATGTTCAACTAGAAGGTATAAATACTGAATTGGATCTTAAATTAGAGGCTAAGCTTCATTTACCAACCATTGAAGAATTAGATTTAACTTGTGATGATGATTTAAGACAATTAAGGGAAGATAGATTAAGAGCTGGTATTGAAATAGAAGCTATAAAAGATGAGGTGGCTGCTACATCAGATAAGATTGCTATGATAAAAGATAATATTAGTAAGAATGATGAAGAGTATAACCAAATTAAGGAACAGATTTTAACTAAGGGTGGTTATATTCCAGAGTATGATGAGATAGCAGAAGATGGCGGAGAAGAAACAGGTAGAATTATTGGTAGGACAATTGGAGAGATAGCTGATATAGCATTAATATTTTTTACTCCAGCAGCAGCAGCGCCAGCAGCATTAAAGGCTGCAGATATGGCTAAGGATTCTGTGAAATTGGCGCAGTATGCAACGAAGAGCATAAAAGTTGCTCAAGAAGGAATGAAGAAAGCAGGAAAAGTAATTGAATCTGCCAAAGGAAAAAAAGGTGGAAAGCTGCTAGAAATACTAGATTCCATTTCTATTGGTGGAATCGGTGAAAAAGTTGGAGGAGCTTTAGGGAAAAGTATAAAGCCATCAAAAGTTGCGTATGTAGAAAATGAAACTAAAAAACAAATATGGATAGATGAAATGGAAAGATTGGAAGAATCCAAGAGAGAAGTTAAAGGTAGACAAGCTAGATTAGAAGTTGAAATAGAGAATGGAAATATCTCAATAACTGAAGCAGCAAGAAGAAAGAGAGAAATAGAAAAAGAAATAGCAATAAGTGAAGAACGTGAAAAATTATTATTAGTGAGAAAAGAAAAAGAGTATTATGAAAATAAAAGCAAGGCATTAGAAGAACATTATAAGAATGAAGCAGGTAGAATTTTTACTGAAGAGGCAGAGAATACAATTATTAAGGTAAAGGATATTTTTAAATTTACGACACAACAAATATTGATTAAAAGTGGAAATGAGTTTAACAAAAGATTACAGGTTATGAAAGAATCAATCGATCAAAGTACTGGTGAAAGACAGGAAATAACTAATAAACTCGAAGCTAAGACTGCTTTGGTGGAGGAGCTTAAGAATTACAAACAATGGATTGATGAGTTGATAGTGTAA
- a CDS encoding dynamin family protein: MTKLYNKAIELLREISQSIDSDYEKDIEEIENLLNDDSYKIAVIGEFSVGKSTFLNSIIGKRVLYSSAQEATGVLTIIKNSEKMLAEISYDDIKPKTINLSKENSYLELKSYLDKNGNDNKNIKNVNISYPIIGIDKEVLLMDTPGLQGIREKELLITKEVLKEAHATIVLVDYKGLTGTELNLLQGNLKEFGRIKTKEIILVINKISELYSSRSKEEALIKINRVVESVKTTLKENSIDNIKVFALDSRDYLWGRDVNLFNQVIKESDSEVNKLLTQEEYLERSSFNDFREYLNRFLSKDNRSKAFYEDIKERILILLEEFKKELQKNKAEGLKDIDDVLNKINLQKELILENRRAIINSTLRQLMESNEEFARTMDSDIKDEVSKGKKQILLYINDNIKCYEDLNDGIEKKLEKYVQNIINNCIEPYSINVNKYKENINSLLSYTFNKEFKKIFNKSGEINFTTKNDEVKVNLEYTNNNNDSTLMDLEKSIKDLEQQLRNNKQLLSKYNLNYGKEIQNIEAKIRVDKVDMENEISRLGKRPDPVQKYRTETRTRRKWLLFTEEYDVKVPDGLDHSKRIAWEKKRNNIIDYYRQREKEYQDKIDSLLEDKTKAENINKKISKLQIGIDSLKASRKQAAENMEKRISNSKQVFVENKKEDLYIYFSKLLGKYFGIMLSKFNEILGEYYDYIKNEVTEQANYYINAFEKTLDEKYNQVVEGINELKIDKDKNLDKLNDMEKLINAEG; the protein is encoded by the coding sequence ATGACAAAGTTATATAATAAAGCAATTGAGCTTTTGAGAGAAATATCTCAAAGTATAGATAGCGATTATGAAAAAGATATTGAAGAAATAGAGAATTTATTAAATGATGATAGTTATAAAATAGCAGTAATAGGTGAATTTTCTGTTGGAAAAAGTACATTTTTAAATTCAATTATTGGGAAAAGAGTACTATATTCATCAGCACAAGAGGCTACTGGAGTATTAACTATAATAAAAAACAGTGAAAAAATGCTGGCTGAAATAAGTTATGATGATATCAAGCCAAAAACTATAAATTTAAGTAAAGAAAATAGTTATTTAGAATTAAAATCTTACCTGGATAAGAATGGAAATGATAATAAAAATATTAAGAATGTAAATATAAGTTATCCTATAATTGGAATCGATAAAGAAGTTTTACTTATGGACACTCCAGGCCTTCAGGGGATAAGAGAAAAAGAGTTACTTATCACAAAAGAGGTATTGAAGGAAGCACATGCAACAATTGTATTAGTTGATTATAAAGGGTTAACAGGAACAGAACTTAACTTACTACAAGGAAATCTAAAAGAATTTGGAAGAATAAAAACAAAGGAAATCATATTAGTTATAAATAAAATTAGTGAATTATATTCTTCCAGGTCAAAAGAAGAAGCGCTAATAAAAATTAATAGAGTTGTAGAATCAGTTAAGACTACTTTAAAAGAAAATTCCATAGACAATATAAAGGTATTTGCATTAGATAGCAGAGATTATTTATGGGGACGAGATGTAAATTTATTTAATCAGGTAATTAAAGAGAGCGATTCTGAAGTAAATAAATTATTAACTCAAGAAGAGTATTTAGAAAGGTCATCTTTTAATGACTTTAGAGAATATTTAAATAGATTTTTAAGCAAGGATAATAGATCAAAAGCATTTTATGAAGACATAAAAGAAAGAATTTTAATATTATTAGAAGAATTTAAAAAGGAATTGCAGAAAAATAAAGCTGAAGGTTTGAAAGATATAGATGATGTTTTAAATAAGATTAATCTTCAAAAAGAATTAATTCTTGAAAATAGAAGAGCAATAATAAACTCTACCCTTAGACAGCTAATGGAATCCAATGAAGAGTTTGCAAGGACCATGGATTCTGATATAAAAGATGAAGTTAGTAAAGGTAAAAAACAAATACTTCTATATATAAACGATAATATTAAGTGTTATGAAGACTTAAACGATGGAATTGAAAAGAAATTAGAAAAGTATGTTCAGAATATTATTAATAACTGTATAGAACCTTATAGCATAAATGTTAATAAATATAAGGAAAATATAAATTCACTATTAAGCTATACCTTTAATAAAGAATTTAAGAAGATATTTAACAAAAGTGGAGAAATAAATTTCACCACAAAGAACGATGAAGTTAAAGTGAATTTGGAGTATACGAATAATAATAACGATAGCACTTTAATGGACTTAGAAAAAAGTATTAAGGATTTAGAACAACAATTAAGAAATAATAAGCAATTATTAAGTAAGTATAACCTTAATTATGGCAAAGAAATTCAAAACATAGAAGCAAAAATAAGAGTTGACAAAGTTGATATGGAAAATGAAATATCAAGATTAGGTAAGAGGCCTGACCCAGTTCAGAAATATAGGACAGAGACTAGGACTAGACGGAAATGGCTGCTTTTTACTGAAGAATATGATGTTAAAGTTCCTGATGGGTTAGATCACAGTAAAAGAATAGCCTGGGAGAAGAAACGTAACAATATAATTGATTACTATAGACAAAGAGAGAAAGAATACCAAGATAAGATTGATAGCTTACTTGAGGATAAGACAAAAGCAGAGAATATTAATAAAAAAATTAGTAAATTGCAGATTGGCATAGATAGCTTAAAAGCTAGCAGGAAACAAGCAGCTGAGAATATGGAAAAACGTATAAGTAATAGTAAACAGGTTTTTGTTGAAAACAAGAAAGAAGATCTTTACATATATTTTAGTAAATTATTAGGTAAATATTTTGGGATTATGCTAAGTAAGTTTAATGAAATATTAGGTGAGTATTATGACTATATTAAGAATGAAGTTACTGAGCAGGCAAATTACTATATTAATGCATTTGAGAAGACTCTCGATGAAAAATACAACCAGGTTGTAGAGGGGATAAATGAGTTAAAGATAGATAAAGATAAAAATTTAGATAAGCTAAATGATATGGAAAAATTAATTAACGCGGAGGGCTAA